A genomic region of Columba livia isolate bColLiv1 breed racing homer chromosome 24, bColLiv1.pat.W.v2, whole genome shotgun sequence contains the following coding sequences:
- the UBASH3B gene encoding ubiquitin-associated and SH3 domain-containing protein B → MAQRGQPAPHAMAAKDELYSKVIPRRNRQHRAGTIKHGSSLEILLSMGFPKARAQKALASTGGRSVQAACDWLFSHVGDPFLDDTLPREYVLYLRPTGPLAQKLSEFWQQSKQICGKNKAHNIFPHITLCQFFMCEDGKVDALTEALQATVMRWKCKFPAPLPLELYTSSNFIGLFVKEESAEVLKKFAADFAAEAASKADVHVEPHKKQLHVTLAYHFQTNHLPTLEKLAQNIDVKLGCDWVAAIFSRDIRFVNHETLQVIYPYTPQNDDELELVPGDFIFMSPVEQTSTSEGWIYGISLATGCSGLLPENYITKADECGTWVFHGSYSILNTTSSPSFQAFTDGALERRQQEDQGPGDTGPLTIICQNVQPLRITSQPGPQKRCLFVCRHGERMDVVFGKYWLSQCFDAKGRYMRSNLNMPHSLPQRSGGFRDYEKDAPITVLGCTQARLVGEALLETNTIVDYIYSSPSLRCVQTAHNILKGMQQENNLKIRIEPGLFEWTKWVSGNTLPAWIPPLDLAAATLSVDTTYRPHIPVSKLVVSESYDTYISRSYQVTKEIISECKGKGNNILIVAHASSLEACTCQLQGLSPQNSKDFVQMVRKIPYLGFCSCEELGDTGVWQLTDPPILPLTHGPTGGFNWRETLLQE, encoded by the exons ACAAAAAGCACTGGCGTCGACAGGTGGAAGAAGTGTACAAGCAGCATGCGACTG GCTGTTCTCCCATGTGGGTGACCCATTCCTCGATGACACGCTGCCCCGGGAGTACGTCCTGTACCTGCGCCCCACCGGCCCCCTGGCGCAGAAGCTGTCGGAGTTCTGGCAGCAGTCGAAGCAGATCTGTGGGAAGAACAAAGCTCACAACATCTTCCCACATATCACCCTTTGCCAGTTCTTTATG TGTGAGGACGGCAAGGTGGATGCTCTCACCGAAGCTCTGCAGGCCACCGTGATGCGCTGGAAATGCAAATTCCCGGCCCCTCTGCCTTTGGAGCTCTACACGTCCTCAAACTTCATCGGGCTCTTTGTCAAGGAAGAAAGCGCTGAGGTGCTCAAGAAGTTTGCTGCAGACTTTGCCGCAGAGGCCGCTTCGAAAGCCG ATGTTCACGTGGAGCCCCACAAGAAGCAGCTCCACGTGACGCTGGCCTATCACTTCCAGACCAACCACCTGCCCACGCTGGAGAAGCTGGCGCAGAACATCGATGTCAAGCTGGGCTGCGACTGGGTGGCCGCCATATTCTCCCGAGACATACGCTTCGTTAATCACGAG ACTCTGCAAGTGATCTATCCTTACACCCCCCAGAACGATGATGAACTGGAGCTGGTCCCAggggattttattttcatgtccCCCGTGGAACAAACCAGTACAAGTGAGGGCTGGATTTATGGCATTTCCCTCGCAACTGGCTGTTCTGGGCTTCTGCCTGAAAATTACATCACGAAGGCGGATGAATGTGGGACCTGGGTGTTCCATGG GTCCTACTCAATTCTGAATACTACATCTTCCCCGTCCTTTCAAGCCTTCACTGACGGAGCCCTGGAACGGAGACAGCAGGAAGACCAaggacctggggacacaggaccACTCACCATCATCTGCCAGAACGTGCAG cccctgagAATAACGAGCCAGCCCGGGCCTCAGAAACGCTGCCTGTTTGTCTGCAGACACGGGGAAAGGATGGATGTGGTTTTTGGGAAGTATTGGCTGTCACAGTGTTTTGATGCCAAAG GAAGGTATATGCGTAGTAACCTGAATATGCCTCACAGTTTACCTCAAAGAAGCGGCGGTTTCAGGGATTATGAGAAGGATGCGCCCATCACCGTGCTGGGCTGTACCCAGGCGAGGCTCGTGG GTGAAGCCTTGCTAGAAACGAATACCATTGTAGACTACATCTACAGCTCCCCGTCCCTGCGGTGTGTACAGACAGCACACAACATCCTGAAAG GTATGCAACAAGAGAACAACCTGAAAATCCGAATAGAGCCGGGCTTGTTTGAATGGACCAAGTGGGTCTCTGGGAACACACTACCTGCCTGGATACCCCCCCTGGATTTAGCTGCAGCTACTCTAAGCGTCGATACAACCTACAG ACCTCACATTCCTGTCAGCAAGCTGGTGGTTTCCGAATCTTATGATACATACATAAGTAGAAGCTACCAAGTAACAAAAGAAATCATCAGTGAATGTAAAGGCAAAG GAAACAACATCCTGATCGTGGCACACGCGTCCTCCCTGGAGGCCTGTACCTGCCAGCTCCAAGGGCTCTCGCCGCAGAACTCCAAGGACTTTGTACAGATGGTCCGAAAG ATTCCGTATTTGGGGTTTTGCTCGTGCGAAGAACTGGGAGACACGGGCGTTTGGCAGCTCACAGACCCCCCCATCCTCCCTCTCACACACGGACCAACTGGAGGCTTTAACTGGAGAGAAACCTTACTACAAGAATAG